The following proteins are encoded in a genomic region of Variovorax paradoxus:
- a CDS encoding EAL domain-containing protein — translation MTTETSASASFSGLDAGFVMAFQPIVDFERREIFAHEALVRGTAGEGAFEVLSRVNPLHRFAFHEACRVKAIETASALGMESKLSLNVMPNDVSGQTECFHTAMTAARRCNFPVHRLMFEITEGERVADLPGLAAVFRAHKAYGFTSAIDDFGAAYAGFELLAGFQPDLVKIDMGLVRNIHNDPVRLSIVRGFVGTCDELGIRVVAEGVQASEEVHALRALGVGLFQGYLFAKPGVAMLPAVAWDAA, via the coding sequence GTGACCACCGAAACTTCGGCAAGCGCCAGCTTTTCAGGCCTCGACGCGGGGTTCGTCATGGCTTTTCAGCCCATCGTGGACTTCGAGCGGCGGGAGATATTCGCCCACGAGGCACTGGTGCGCGGCACAGCGGGGGAAGGGGCGTTCGAGGTGCTTTCGCGCGTGAATCCCCTGCACCGGTTCGCGTTTCACGAGGCTTGCCGGGTGAAGGCCATCGAAACGGCCTCGGCGCTGGGCATGGAATCGAAGCTCAGCCTCAACGTCATGCCCAACGACGTCTCGGGGCAGACCGAGTGCTTTCATACCGCAATGACCGCGGCCCGGCGGTGCAACTTTCCCGTGCACCGGCTGATGTTCGAGATTACCGAAGGCGAACGCGTGGCCGACCTGCCGGGGCTTGCCGCCGTCTTTCGGGCCCACAAGGCCTATGGCTTCACCTCCGCCATCGACGACTTCGGGGCCGCGTATGCGGGTTTCGAGCTCCTGGCCGGTTTTCAGCCCGACTTGGTCAAGATCGACATGGGGCTGGTGCGCAACATCCACAACGACCCGGTCCGGCTCAGCATCGTGAGGGGCTTTGTCGGCACCTGCGACGAACTCGGCATCAGGGTGGTGGCCGAAGGCGTCCAGGCATCGGAAGAAGTCCATGCGCTCCGGGCGCTGGGCGTCGGCTTGTTCCAGGGCTACCTGTTCGCCAAGCCCGGCGTCGCCATGCTGCCGGCGGTGGCATGGGACGCGGCCTGA
- a CDS encoding AP2 domain-containing protein: MPCARGRRNGGADQGAGQQAELPSGRYPSMPKGVPNPAAMYGIYARSWGFEVSIVRSGVRYFQQFGKASYGGAEHALRRAQEWRDAVVKSVPPVTRRERAEKLRASNTTGVPGVFCLASPDGKGLSWLAKTYIAAEEILRANFPIHSWGDAARKLAIEERARQLDRMTGLAALHPAEEAIRKASVAAPADPGPPKRSRSEIIRKSNSSGMSGVHFKRPRSDHPGYWLAITYTAGKGSVSKAFSVKAHGYDEAKSLAAAERTRQLYQKGIG; the protein is encoded by the coding sequence ATGCCATGCGCGCGGGGCCGGCGAAACGGCGGTGCCGATCAGGGAGCCGGTCAGCAAGCAGAACTGCCGAGCGGCAGGTATCCGTCAATGCCAAAAGGTGTTCCCAATCCGGCCGCCATGTATGGGATCTACGCCCGTTCCTGGGGCTTCGAGGTTTCCATCGTCAGAAGCGGGGTCCGGTATTTCCAGCAGTTCGGCAAGGCGAGCTACGGCGGCGCCGAGCATGCGCTGCGGCGCGCGCAGGAATGGCGCGATGCCGTCGTGAAGAGCGTGCCCCCGGTCACGCGGCGCGAACGGGCGGAGAAGCTCCGGGCCAGCAACACCACGGGCGTGCCGGGCGTCTTCTGCCTGGCGTCGCCCGACGGCAAAGGGCTGTCGTGGCTTGCCAAGACCTACATCGCGGCGGAAGAAATACTGCGCGCCAACTTTCCGATCCACAGCTGGGGCGACGCGGCACGCAAGCTTGCCATCGAGGAACGCGCAAGGCAGCTGGATCGCATGACCGGCCTCGCCGCGCTGCATCCCGCCGAAGAGGCGATCCGGAAAGCCAGCGTCGCTGCACCTGCCGATCCGGGCCCGCCCAAGCGGTCGCGTTCCGAGATCATCCGCAAGTCGAACTCCAGCGGGATGAGCGGCGTGCACTTCAAGCGGCCCCGGTCCGACCACCCCGGTTATTGGCTGGCAATTACCTATACCGCAGGCAAGGGCAGCGTCAGCAAGGCTTTCTCGGTCAAGGCGCATGGCTACGATGAAGCCAAGAGCTTGGCGGCGGCCGAACGCACGCGCCAGTTGTATCAAAAGGGTATCGGTTGA